The Betta splendens chromosome 4, fBetSpl5.4, whole genome shotgun sequence genome contains a region encoding:
- the ghrhrb gene encoding pituitary adenylate cyclase-activating polypeptide type I receptor isoform X1: protein MLLHSSSMCGRSWMRRMSAFLHLALQLLLWTTTEAMHPDCALVLQHMKAQDECNQLLRQESNSSRTGCPTDWDDIRCWHRAEVGQVVSVSCTNVSQLLANNQGYIYRNCTEKGWSQLYPSYEKACEFADYENAEPETTYFSNFRQVYTAGYATSLISLISAIFVFTVFRKFHCTRNYIHINLFFSFILRASAVFIKDGVLFADEDLDHCFMSTASCKAAVAFFQFSILANYFWLLVEGMYLQTLLALTFVFHKKFFWWYILIGWGLPTTIITVWILTRNFYDDRGCWDDTDVAFVWWIIKGPITTSLLVNFIIFINVIRILVQKLRSPGVGGNDTSHFKRLAKSTLLLIPLFGMHYMVFAFLPENTGAEARIFIELGLGSFQGSVVALLYCFLNGEVQAELKKRFWKWQTQSYLSYTKRRRTLFAESSTITQISVLDKSSPKDQLSSETLAATNPLSPSGDSTV, encoded by the exons ACGGAGGCCATGCACCCAGACTGTGCCCTGGTGCTGCAGCACATGAAAGCTCAGGACGAATGCAACCAGCTGCTCCGTCAGGAGAGCAACTCCAGCAGAACAG GCTGTCCTACAGACTGGGATGACATCCGCTGCTGGCATCGTGCTGAAGTGGGGCAGGTGGTCAGCGTCTCCTGCACCAACGTCTCCCAGCTGCTGGCTAATAATCAAG GTTACATCTACAGGAACTGCACGGAGAAGGGATGGTCCCAGCTCTACCCGTCCTACGAGAAGGCCTGTGAATTTGCTGATTATGAGAACGCAGAACCAGAG ACCACCTACTTCTCCAACTTCAGGCAGGTCTACACCGCCGGCTATGCCACCTCCCTCATCTCCCTGATCTCAGCCATTTTTGTCTTCACAGTCTTCAG GAAGTTCCACTGCACCAGGAACTACATCCACATCAACCTGTTCTTCTCCTTCATCCTGAGAGCGAGCGCCGTCTTCATTAAGGACGGCGTGCTGTTTGCAGATGAAGACCTGGACCACTGCTTTATGTCCACA GCGTCCTGTAAAGCAGCCGTGGCCTTCTTCCAGTTCAGCATCCTGGCCAACTACttctggctgctggtggagggcatgtacctgcagacgctgctcgCTCTCACCTTCGTCTTCCACAAGAAGTTCTTCTGGTGGTACATCCTGATCGGCTGGG GTCTCCCAACAACCATCATCACCGTGTGGATCCTCACGCGAAACTTCTACGACGACCGAGG GTGCTGGGATGACACAGATGTGGCCTTCGTCTGGTGGATCATAAAAGGTCCAATAACCACATCACTGCTG GTGaacttcatcatcttcatcaacGTGATCCGTATCCTGGTCCAGAAGCTGAGGTCACCGGGCGTCGGTGGGAACGACACCAGTCACTTCAA gagACTGGCCAAATCCACCCTGCTCCTCATCCCGCTGTTCGGGATGCACTACATGGTGTTTGCCTTCCTGCCGGAGAACACGGGTGCAGAAGCACGGATCTTCATCGAGCTCGGTTTGGGATCGTTTCAG GGCTCTGTTGTGGCTCTGCTCTACTGCTTCCTGAATGGTGAG GTTCAGGCTGAACTGAAGAAGAGGTTCTGGAAGTGGCAGACCCAGAGCTACCTGAGCTACACCAAGCGCCGGCGCACGCTCTTCGCCGAGTCCAGCACCATCACCCAGATCTCGGTTCTGGACAAATCCAGCCCCAAAGACCAGCTGAGCTCCGAGACGCTCGCCGCCACAAACCCTCTGAGCCCCAGCGGCGACTCCACGGTCTGA
- the ghrhrb gene encoding pituitary adenylate cyclase-activating polypeptide type I receptor isoform X2 — translation MHPDCALVLQHMKAQDECNQLLRQESNSSRTGCPTDWDDIRCWHRAEVGQVVSVSCTNVSQLLANNQGYIYRNCTEKGWSQLYPSYEKACEFADYENAEPETTYFSNFRQVYTAGYATSLISLISAIFVFTVFRKFHCTRNYIHINLFFSFILRASAVFIKDGVLFADEDLDHCFMSTASCKAAVAFFQFSILANYFWLLVEGMYLQTLLALTFVFHKKFFWWYILIGWGLPTTIITVWILTRNFYDDRGCWDDTDVAFVWWIIKGPITTSLLVNFIIFINVIRILVQKLRSPGVGGNDTSHFKRLAKSTLLLIPLFGMHYMVFAFLPENTGAEARIFIELGLGSFQGSVVALLYCFLNGEVQAELKKRFWKWQTQSYLSYTKRRRTLFAESSTITQISVLDKSSPKDQLSSETLAATNPLSPSGDSTV, via the exons ATGCACCCAGACTGTGCCCTGGTGCTGCAGCACATGAAAGCTCAGGACGAATGCAACCAGCTGCTCCGTCAGGAGAGCAACTCCAGCAGAACAG GCTGTCCTACAGACTGGGATGACATCCGCTGCTGGCATCGTGCTGAAGTGGGGCAGGTGGTCAGCGTCTCCTGCACCAACGTCTCCCAGCTGCTGGCTAATAATCAAG GTTACATCTACAGGAACTGCACGGAGAAGGGATGGTCCCAGCTCTACCCGTCCTACGAGAAGGCCTGTGAATTTGCTGATTATGAGAACGCAGAACCAGAG ACCACCTACTTCTCCAACTTCAGGCAGGTCTACACCGCCGGCTATGCCACCTCCCTCATCTCCCTGATCTCAGCCATTTTTGTCTTCACAGTCTTCAG GAAGTTCCACTGCACCAGGAACTACATCCACATCAACCTGTTCTTCTCCTTCATCCTGAGAGCGAGCGCCGTCTTCATTAAGGACGGCGTGCTGTTTGCAGATGAAGACCTGGACCACTGCTTTATGTCCACA GCGTCCTGTAAAGCAGCCGTGGCCTTCTTCCAGTTCAGCATCCTGGCCAACTACttctggctgctggtggagggcatgtacctgcagacgctgctcgCTCTCACCTTCGTCTTCCACAAGAAGTTCTTCTGGTGGTACATCCTGATCGGCTGGG GTCTCCCAACAACCATCATCACCGTGTGGATCCTCACGCGAAACTTCTACGACGACCGAGG GTGCTGGGATGACACAGATGTGGCCTTCGTCTGGTGGATCATAAAAGGTCCAATAACCACATCACTGCTG GTGaacttcatcatcttcatcaacGTGATCCGTATCCTGGTCCAGAAGCTGAGGTCACCGGGCGTCGGTGGGAACGACACCAGTCACTTCAA gagACTGGCCAAATCCACCCTGCTCCTCATCCCGCTGTTCGGGATGCACTACATGGTGTTTGCCTTCCTGCCGGAGAACACGGGTGCAGAAGCACGGATCTTCATCGAGCTCGGTTTGGGATCGTTTCAG GGCTCTGTTGTGGCTCTGCTCTACTGCTTCCTGAATGGTGAG GTTCAGGCTGAACTGAAGAAGAGGTTCTGGAAGTGGCAGACCCAGAGCTACCTGAGCTACACCAAGCGCCGGCGCACGCTCTTCGCCGAGTCCAGCACCATCACCCAGATCTCGGTTCTGGACAAATCCAGCCCCAAAGACCAGCTGAGCTCCGAGACGCTCGCCGCCACAAACCCTCTGAGCCCCAGCGGCGACTCCACGGTCTGA